The sequence TACATGGTGGACTGGCCAGGCTATGAGGCCTGCCGGGCCGAGGGGCCGGGTGCCTTCAAGCGCTGGGAGTGctccctgcctttctctccctttgGCCCTGTTCGATTCTCAGAGAAGATTCAGCGCTTCACGCCCTTCTCCCTTGGCTTCGAATTCTTGCCTGGAGAGACCTACTACTACATCTGTGAGTGAAGATGGGCACACTGGCTGCCtcctggggaaggtggggaggggaatggggctACCTGCCATTGCTAGCAGTCAAGGCAGAGATCctgaggggtgggggaatgaGAGGACTGGGAAGGAAGGCTAGGCCTAGGAGGGGGGAGCGGACAGGGGGCCTGAGTCCAGGACCGAGTAGGGGGACATCTAGAGTGAACCAatagagaggaggggaaaggaagaggagcCAGGAAAGAGGACATGAGTAGGGTCACAGATGGGCCCCTAGATGGGACCCCAAAATAAGGAAAAGCTTTCCAGGGAACTGGAGAGAAGAGAAGCTGGGAGGGTTTGAAACGCAGTCTGAGGCATGCAAACTAGCCTGTGCTAACTTCTTCATCCCGATTTCCCACCACCCAGCAGTGCCAACTCCGGAGAGTCCTGGCCAGTGCTTGAGGCTCCAGGTGTCTGTCTGCTGCAAGGAGGACAGTGAGTGGGTTGGGGCAGGGGAGCAACCCTTCTGGCTAGTGTGGGGCCTTCAGGAATGAGGGGAGGAGTGGGAAGAATCTGGGAGCATCAAACTCTGAGGAACCTCTTCCCCCCCCATTTAGCCTGTGGGAGCCTCCCCTACACAAAGGGAATGGCATCTCCAGGGGCAAGGCTGTCCAAGCCTTAGCTGAACTGGTGGTCTCTAATGGCAACTGGGAGGAGACTTGGAAGTTGGGGCTTAGAGATGATGAGGTGATTATGGGAAGGGATTGGCCAGTTCGGGAGACCCCTTAGAAAGGGGTGGGAGTGAACAGGTAAtggggagagcaggaaggaggctgCTGAAGCAGGAGGACCCATCAGTGCTACCCCCTCCCCCTCACAGAGCCTGAGTCAGCCCATCCTGTTGGGAGCCCTGGAGAGAGTGGCACGTCAGGGTGGCAACGGGGGGCCACTCCCAGCCCCCTCTGtctcttgctgctgctgctgctcccaATTCTGCGTCTCCTGAGAGTCCTCTGAGCCAAGCGGACCCTTCCTGCCAGCCCCAGGAACCAGAGCCCTCCCAGGACTCCCCGGAGGAGGGCCCTTGCCCCCTACCTGAGCTGGGAGGGCCAAGACAGACAGACAAGATGGAATAGTGATGGGGGAGGCCAGAGGGTCTGGGGTGACCCTTCCAGGTGCCGGCCTCCTCATCACAGGCTGAAGAGGAGCTGCAGGGGAGCTGCAGACAGCCCTGGGCACCCTGGAACAGAGGCAAGACAAACATAGGGTCTCTGTCAGCTGCTTTGATATTCTCATCCCATCCCCCAGGAAGACTGGGATTTGATGGGATCGGATCCTTGAGCCTGCTGGGGGCCAAGGCCGAAGACCTGGGGACAGGTGATTGCTGGACCAGGTAAAGCAGGAAGCCCAGGCTTGCCATCTGTGCCCAGTGCCCTGTGGGCCTCTTCCCTGGGGCAGCACCTTTCCTCCCCGGGGGGTCACCCACTTGTCTTCTGTGAAGACGGACTTGCCATGAGGTCGAATTTCATgccaatttgtatttttataagtgTCTGGACCAAGCCTTCAATAAACCACCCATCTTTTTGTTGCTTTCCCCAACCTACTGCCCTCTGGCTCCTTCCCTGACAcggcgggggcggtgggggggggagggggacggggactCCCTGCAGCCTCTGCTCTCAGCTTGGCTTGGCCTGACCTCCCTGCCAGCTGTGCCCAGACCATCCATGCCAGGCTTCAGTAGGCACCCTCTGGGCAGTGTGGGGTGGATGCCAGCAGCAGCTGTGGAGCTTGGCACCCTCCACCACCTCCCTAGCTGGCTTCCTGTgctggggaggggacaggtgCTCCTGGTAGCCCACCCACTTGGGGCGCTGCGGAAGCTGTGGTAGCACCAAGCAGGGCCTTGGGGCAAAAGCAAGGAGTAGTAGAAAGACAGCACCTGGGTTTCAGAATGCCTGGGTCCCTGAGAGCTGGGcg comes from Delphinus delphis chromosome 1, mDelDel1.2, whole genome shotgun sequence and encodes:
- the EFNA4 gene encoding ephrin-A4 isoform X3, producing the protein MVDWPGYEACRAEGPGAFKRWECSLPFSPFGPVRFSEKIQRFTPFSLGFEFLPGETYYYISVPTPESPGQCLRLQVSVCCKEDKPESAHPVGSPGESGTSGWQRGATPSPLCLLLLLLLPILRLLRVL
- the EFNA4 gene encoding ephrin-A4 isoform X2; protein product: MRLQPLLRTVLWAALLSSPLRGGCGLRHEVYWNSSNPRLLRGDAVVELGLKDYLDIFCPHYEGPGPPEGPETFALYMVDWPGYEACRAEGPGAFKRWECSLPFSPFGPVRFSEKIQRFTPFSLGFEFLPGETYYYILPTPESPGQCLRLQVSVCCKEDKPESAHPVGSPGESGTSGWQRGATPSPLCLLLLLLLPILRLLRVL
- the EFNA4 gene encoding ephrin-A4 isoform X1 is translated as MRLQPLLRTVLWAALLSSPLRGGCGLRHEVYWNSSNPRLLRGDAVVELGLKDYLDIFCPHYEGPGPPEGPETFALYMVDWPGYEACRAEGPGAFKRWECSLPFSPFGPVRFSEKIQRFTPFSLGFEFLPGETYYYISVPTPESPGQCLRLQVSVCCKEDKPESAHPVGSPGESGTSGWQRGATPSPLCLLLLLLLPILRLLRVL